The genomic DNA GCGACGAGTCGTGATGCAGCAGCAACACCGCCGCCACCCCGACGAGCCCCGCGCCCGCGAGGCATAGCAGCCCGGCGCCGAAGCCGCCGGTGCTGTCCTTGATCCAGCCCATCGCGAACGGACCGAAGAAGCCCGCCAGATTGCCGAGCGAATTGATCGCGGCGATACCGCCCGCGGCGGCCGCGCCCGACAGGAACGCGGCCGGCAATGTCCAGATCACCGGCAGGCAGCCAAAGATGCCAAACCCGGCGATCGACAGCGCGATCATCTTCTGCACCGGATTGTCGAGTCCAGCCGCGGCCGCGATGCCGCCGGCCGCGATCAACAGCGCAATCGCGACATGCCAGCGGCGTTCGAGCAGGCGATCCGAACGCCGCCCCCACACGAGCATGCCGATCAGGCCGACCACGTACGGCAGCGACGTCACGAAACCCGTCTGCAGATTGGTCAGGCCGAACGACTTCACGATCTGCGGCAGGAAGAAGCTCAGGCCGTAGTTGGTTGCATTGGCGCCGAAATAGATCAGCGCGATGGCCAGCACGCGCGGATGGATGAGCGCCTCCTTCACGCTGAAGTGACGCACCGCCTCACGATGCTCGCGCTCCCGCTTCTGGCGCGCGATCAGCCAGTCACGTTCCTCGTTGCTGAGCCAGTGGGCGTCGGCGGGTTTGTCGGTCAGATAGAACAGCACCGCGAACGACAGCAGCACCGCGGGCATCGCCTCGATCAGGTACAGCCACTGCCAGCCGCCGAGTCCGGCGCGGCCGTCGAGCGACAGCAGCGCGCCGGAGATCGGGCCGCCGATCACCGTCGACAGCGGAATCGCCGCCATGAAATAACCGACCACGCGCCCGCGATAGGCGGCCGGAAACCACAAGGTCAGCAGAAAGATGATGCCGGGGAAGAAGCCGGCCTCAGCGATGCCGAGCAGAATGCGCAGGCCGTAAAACACGTGTGCGGGCGAGAGTCCGGTAAAACTCGCAATGTTCGGGATGAACGCCATCGCACCCGCGAGAATGCCCCACGTGAACATGATTCGCGCGATCCAGCGGCGCGCACCGAATCGTTCGAGCAGCAGGTTCGACGGCACTTCGAAAAAGAAGTAAGCGATAAAGAACACACCCGCGCCGAAGCCGAACGCGCTCGCGGACAGATCGAGCGCCTTGTTCATCTGCAACGCCGCGAAGCCGACGTTCACGCGATCGAGATAAGCGATGAAATAGCAGAGCATCAGGAACGGTATGAGCCGAACCGTGACGCGATGAAGGGTACGTGCCTCGAGATCCATTGATGTCTCCTCCGGTTCGACGACCGGTGCATGCCGCTATGTTGTGGGGTCTGCTGGCGGTTCGTATGCCTCTCTGTCGAAAAGGCATCGATACAGACTAGACGGTGAATCGCGATTCCGGAAGTTCTTTTGTGAACCATATGGTCCGCTCATTGCCGAGGTCGTTACAGCGTGACGCTGGCGTCGATTGTTAAGAGGCTCGCAACAGTGTTTTCGCTGGTATCGGCTGATCTCGCGCGAACGAATCCGGATAATTGCGGCCTCACTATTTGGTTCAAGATGCAGGTGCTCCACGATGTCGAATCACGGTTCGGACAGTCTTGCCGAGGCGCGCAAAAGGGTGCAGGTACGCGGTGCCGCATCCCTCGCGCGGGCGGCAAACATGGGAAGGAAGAGGGCCCGGCTCATCACGCGCATGCGCGGGGTGGCCGCGGTGGCGCTCGCATGCGCGAGTCTCGTCGGGTGTGCGTCGAGCACGGATGTGGTCGCGAGCGACAAGCCCGGCACCTACACGGTCGCGGCCAGCGCAACCGGTGGACGCATGGCCTGGGCGCGCGCCCACGAACTCGCGATCAACGAGGCGCGCGACTACTGCGAGCGTCGCGGCATGCAAAGCAGCGTGAATATGGAGACGGTCAGCGGCGTCAGCGTGATGACCGAGCATGGGTCGTCGGTCAGTTTCGAGTGTCATCCGCGCTTCTGACGCAGCGTAGCGCGCGGGTTGTTGCACGTGCATCGATGCGGGCGGGCGGCGAGTGCCGCCGCCACATCACGAGGTCCTCAATCCTCGCGTGCTTTAGCGGTCGTCGAACGTTTGACGAACGGTCCACCTGAAAAACCCGTCGTCGCATGGCCTTGCGCCGGCGATTTTTCGCGGGTGCGGCGGGCAGGGCGCGCGGATGTTTTTTCCGTCCGCGCCGTTTCGATCCGCCGTGACAGCATGTCGATACGATCGCGCAACAGGTCGGTCGCAGCCACGCGTTCGGCCAGCAATGCATCCTTTTCCGCGAGCTGCGCACGGGTCACGGCATGCCGAGCATCGGAGGCGGCCAGTGCACCTTTCGATTCGGCCAACTCGTCGCGCAGCGCGTCGCGCTCGGTTCTCGATTCGGCTTCGAGCATCGCCGCACGCTCCTGACTCGCCTGCAGTTCCTTGCGCAGACGTAGCGCCGTCGCCCGTTCGCTGTCGATTTCGAGCAATGCGCGCTTTTCCGCCGCGGCAAGCCGCTGCTCGTTCTGCTCGTGCGAGCGGCGCAGCTTGGCGAGCTCGTCGGCGAAATCGCGCCGGGCGTCGGCGAGCGCGGCGGCTCCGGCCGTGATTTCTTCCTTCGATGCCGCCAGTTGCGTCGTCAGCATGTCGTTGGCGGTTTGCAGCTCGACGATGCGCGCCTCGAGTCCGGCAATGCGCATGCGAAGGGACGCGGCATCGTTGGCCGCCTGGTCGGCTTTGTCCACGGCTTCCTGACGCTCCCTGTTTTGTTGCCCGGCCTGTTCACGCGCTGCGGCGATCTGCTCGTCGGCGTCCTGCCTGAACACGTCGAGCGCGGCGTTCGCGGCGTCGCTCGTCAGGCGCCACATCTGGGCCGCGAACTCGCCGGCCGCCGCCGCGACCTCGGGCGGCAAATCCGGACGGCCGACGTCGACACGCGTTTTGTCACGCACATCGGTCCAGAAATCGCGCAGCGCTTTGGCCGGCGCGCTCAT from Paraburkholderia sp. HP33-1 includes the following:
- a CDS encoding MFS transporter — translated: MDLEARTLHRVTVRLIPFLMLCYFIAYLDRVNVGFAALQMNKALDLSASAFGFGAGVFFIAYFFFEVPSNLLLERFGARRWIARIMFTWGILAGAMAFIPNIASFTGLSPAHVFYGLRILLGIAEAGFFPGIIFLLTLWFPAAYRGRVVGYFMAAIPLSTVIGGPISGALLSLDGRAGLGGWQWLYLIEAMPAVLLSFAVLFYLTDKPADAHWLSNEERDWLIARQKREREHREAVRHFSVKEALIHPRVLAIALIYFGANATNYGLSFFLPQIVKSFGLTNLQTGFVTSLPYVVGLIGMLVWGRRSDRLLERRWHVAIALLIAAGGIAAAAGLDNPVQKMIALSIAGFGIFGCLPVIWTLPAAFLSGAAAAGGIAAINSLGNLAGFFGPFAMGWIKDSTGGFGAGLLCLAGAGLVGVAAVLLLHHDSSLETAHGNPHARPSSGEPGVARS
- a CDS encoding DNA-binding protein; translated protein: MTLESDIEVARQNASDTQTLYREVCALLFFRYGETPTANRLYQLVRKGSMSAPAKALRDFWTDVRDKTRVDVGRPDLPPEVAAAAGEFAAQMWRLTSDAANAALDVFRQDADEQIAAAREQAGQQNRERQEAVDKADQAANDAASLRMRIAGLEARIVELQTANDMLTTQLAASKEEITAGAAALADARRDFADELAKLRRSHEQNEQRLAAAEKRALLEIDSERATALRLRKELQASQERAAMLEAESRTERDALRDELAESKGALAASDARHAVTRAQLAEKDALLAERVAATDLLRDRIDMLSRRIETARTEKTSARPARRTREKSPAQGHATTGFSGGPFVKRSTTAKARED